A genomic stretch from Juglans microcarpa x Juglans regia isolate MS1-56 chromosome 3S, Jm3101_v1.0, whole genome shotgun sequence includes:
- the LOC121256926 gene encoding gibberellin 2-beta-dioxygenase 6-like, with translation MPESNPPLLRHYEALLRHPAELPALDCDERQSGAFMEECGQLPLIDLNGLKYHHANKERLACSARICRASSEWGFFQVINHGISSELLRKMKREQVKLFQAPFEMKASRGLLNNSYTWGTTTATSPNQFSWSEAFHIPLTEISEETYYGDQYFSSLREVMKEFAAAMSKLARLLAEILSENLGSQKGESEDVCDESTCFLRLNRYPACQISPEVFGLVPHTDSDFLTILCQDQVGGLQLKKGSKWVAVKPIQDALLVNIGDLFQARSNDVYKSVEHKVMVNRKTERYSIAYFLCPSYDSLIASFKEPSIYRKFTFGEYRKRVQEDVKKTGYKVGLQRFLL, from the exons atgcCAGAATCAAATCCCCCTCTCCTACGGCATTATGAAGCGCTTTTGCGCCACCCAGCAGAACTTCCTGCACTTGATTGCGATGAACGACAAAGTGGAGCATTCATGGAGGAATGTGGCCAGCTGCCATTGATAGACTTGAACGGTTTAAAATATCATCACGCGAATAAGGAGAGACTAGCTTGCTCTGCAAGAATATGTAGAGCGTCATCAGAGTGGGGATTCTTTCAAGTAATAAATCATGGGATTAGCTCTGAATTACTCcggaagatgaagagagagcaGGTGAAGCTGTTTCAAGCTCCCTTCGAGATGAAGGCTTCTCGTGGGCTTCTAAATAATTCATACACATGGGGAACGACAACAGCTACTTCTCCAAATCAGTTCTCATGGTCGGAAGCATTCCACATTCCTCTCACAGAGATTTCGGAAGAAACTTACTATGGAGATCAGTACTTCAGCTCTCTAAG GGAAGTGATGAAGGAATTCGCAGCAGCCATGTCGAAACTAGCACGATTACTAGCAGAGATTCTATCAGAGAATTTGGGTAGTCAAAAGGGAGAGAGTGAAGATGTCTGTGATGAAAGCACATGCTTTCTTCGCTTGAATCGTTATCCGGCCTGTCAGATATCTCCCGAAGTTTTCGGCTTAGTGCCCCACACTGATAGTGATTTCCTTACAATACTTTGCCAAGATCAAGTCGGTGGACTTCAGCTCAAGAAAGGTTCCAAATGGGTGGCTGTAAAACCCATCCAAGATGCTCTACTCGTCAATATTGGAGATCTTTTTCAG GCACGGAGCAACGATGTGTATAAAAGCGTGGAGCACAAGGTGATGGTTAATAGGAAGACGGAAAGATACTCTATAGCATACTTCCTTTGCCCTTCCTATGATTCTTTGATTGCCAGTTTTAAAGAACCTTCAATCTATAGAAAGTTCACTTTTGGAGAATACAGGAAAAGAGTTCAAGAGGATGTCAAAAAAACCGGCTACAAAGTAGGCCTCCAAAGATTTCTACTTTAG